The following are encoded in a window of Castanea sativa cultivar Marrone di Chiusa Pesio chromosome 9, ASM4071231v1 genomic DNA:
- the LOC142610580 gene encoding folylpolyglutamate synthase isoform X1: protein MLVYTNSDLKCGILGVSHLHRRDHQFSSKRTWSLTCFPACLDARNLTRHCVRYTKMSSQVMEKVGSNGVVKEHLQDFSVPSSYETAMEALSSLITSQKRGAKSSVGGTYRKLERMSEYLKILGLEEQIDGLKIIHVAGTKGKGSTCTFSEAILRECGFRTGLFTSPHLIDVRERFRIDGLEISEDKFLLYFWDCWNRLKFELQEKVTEHLPMAPLFQFLTLLAFKIFISEKVDVAIIEVGLGGTNDSTNVIDKPVACGITSLGLDHTEILGDTLGKIASHKAGIFKPQIPAFTVPQLSEAMDVLLERAHELKVPLKVAAPLDNKKFNGLKLGLSGDHQFINAGLAVSLCKCWLQRTGNWEKLFQNDIQEADLPESFVRGLSTAHIPGRAQIVYDTYPKSNNSLEVSENSCGDLTFYLDGAHSPESMEACAKWFSSAVKGNQISSSSSFKLKNLEEVWGNGHIRHGSGNMEESNKLIKQILLFNCMDVRHPHILLPRLVSTCASSGTHFAKAFFVPSMSTYSKVTSGATIPSDICRRDLSWQFNLQMLWEKIIHGKEVGTLLDKSAKMDNAKILPHEFLYEDASRCSPADNYFACSAVMPSLPLTIKWLRDCVKQNPSLKVQVLVTGSLHLVGDVLKLMKR, encoded by the exons ATGCTCGTTTATACAAACTCTGACCTGAAGTGTGGGATACTTGGAGTCTCTCACTTACATAGGAGAGATCATCAATTTTCCAGCAAAAGAACATGGAGCTTAACTTGTTTTCCAGCTTGCCTAGATGCACGTAATCTCACTAGACATT GTGTTAGATATACAAAGATGTCATCACAAGTCATGGAAAAAGTGGGAAGCAATGGGGTTGTGAAGGAGCACTTGCAAGATTTTTCTGTTCCATCTTCATATGAAACTGCCATGGAAGCTCTTTCATCTCTCATTACAAGTCAGAAACGAGGAGCCAAATCATCTGTAGGTGGTACGTATAGAAAATTGGAACGAATGTCTGAGTATCTTAAG ATTCTTGGCTTGGAAGAACAGATTGATGGGCTCAAAATAATTCATGTGGCAGGAACTAAGGGGAAG GGTTCTACATGTACATTCAGTGAGGCTATTTTAAGGGAGTGCGGTTTTCGAACTGGACTCTTCACTTCTCCTCACCTAATTGATGTGAGGGAACGATTTCGAATAGATGG GTTGGAGATATCTGAAGATAAATTTTTACTGTATTTTTGGGATTGTTGGAACCGCTTAAAG TTTGAATTGCAGGAAAAGGTTACGGAGCATCTGCCAATGGCTCCGTTATTTCAGTTTCTCACTCTATTGGCTTTCAAGATATTTATAAGTGAAAAG GTTGATGTTGCTATTATTGAAGTTGGTCTTGGGGGAACAAATGACTCAACAAATGTG ATTGATAAGCCTGTTGCCTGTGGCATTACCTCTCTGGGGTTGGATCATACAGAAATATTGG GTGATACGCTTGGAAAGATTGCTTCACACAAGGCTGGAATTTTCAAG CCTCAAATTCCTGCATTCACGGTGCCCCAACTTTCTGAAGCAATGGATGTTCTTCTGGAGAGGGCCCATGAACTGAAG GTTCCATTGAAAGTAGCTGCACCTCTTGATAACAAAAAGTTCAATGGATTGAAGCTTGGCTTGTCTGGTGATCATCAGTTCATTAATGCTGGTCTTGCTGTTTCCCTTTGCAAATGTTGGCTCCAAAGAACAGGAAATTGGGAAAAGCTATTCCAAAAT GATATCCAGGAGGCTGATTTACCGGAGTCTTTTGTTAGAGGTCTTTCAACTGCACATATTCCTGGGAGGGCTCAGATTGTCTATGATACCTATCCCAAATCCAATAATTCGTTAGAAGTGTCTGAAAATTCTTGTGGAGATCTGACCTTCTACTTGGATGGAGCTCACAGTCCTGAGAGCATGGAGGCTTGTGCCAAGTGGTTCTCTAGTGCTGTGAAAGGAAACCAgatatcatcttcttcttcatttaaGCTAAAAAATCTAGAGGAAGTTTGGGGAAATGGTCACATCCGACATGGAAGTGGGAATATGGAGGAGTCTAACAAACTAATAAAGCAG ATTCTTTTGTTCAATTGCATGGACGTGAGACACCCACATATTTTACTTCCACGGCTTGTGAGTACATGTGCTTCCTCAG GAACTCATTTTGCAAAAGCCTTTTTTGTCCCAAGTATGTCAACTTATAGCAAGGTTACTTCTGGAGCAACCATTCCTTCAGATATCTGTCGCAGGGATTTGTCTTGGCAATTTAACCTTCAGATGCTTTGGGAGAAGATTATCCACGGGAAAG AAGTAGGTACTTTACTTGACAAGAGTGCCAAGATGGACAATGCTAAGATTTTACCTCATGAATTTCTTTATGAGGATGCTTCTCGTTGCAGCCCTGCAGATAATTACTTTGCTTGCAGTGCAGTAATGCCTTCATTGCCATTGACAATAAAGTGGCTGCGGGATTGTGTGAAACAAAACCCATCCTTAAAGGTTCAG GTTCTCGTCACCGGATCATTGCATCTGGTTGGAGATGTACTAAAACTAATGAAAAGGTGA
- the LOC142610580 gene encoding folylpolyglutamate synthase isoform X2, with the protein MLVYTNSDLKCGILGVSHLHRRDHQFSSKRTWSLTCFPACLDARNLTRHCVRYTKMSSQVMEKVGSNGVVKEHLQDFSVPSSYETAMEALSSLITSQKRGAKSSVGGTYRKLERMSEYLKILGLEEQIDGLKIIHVAGTKGKGSTCTFSEAILRECGFRTGLFTSPHLIDVRERFRIDGLEISEDKFLLYFWDCWNRLKEKVTEHLPMAPLFQFLTLLAFKIFISEKVDVAIIEVGLGGTNDSTNVIDKPVACGITSLGLDHTEILGDTLGKIASHKAGIFKPQIPAFTVPQLSEAMDVLLERAHELKVPLKVAAPLDNKKFNGLKLGLSGDHQFINAGLAVSLCKCWLQRTGNWEKLFQNDIQEADLPESFVRGLSTAHIPGRAQIVYDTYPKSNNSLEVSENSCGDLTFYLDGAHSPESMEACAKWFSSAVKGNQISSSSSFKLKNLEEVWGNGHIRHGSGNMEESNKLIKQILLFNCMDVRHPHILLPRLVSTCASSGTHFAKAFFVPSMSTYSKVTSGATIPSDICRRDLSWQFNLQMLWEKIIHGKEVGTLLDKSAKMDNAKILPHEFLYEDASRCSPADNYFACSAVMPSLPLTIKWLRDCVKQNPSLKVQVLVTGSLHLVGDVLKLMKR; encoded by the exons ATGCTCGTTTATACAAACTCTGACCTGAAGTGTGGGATACTTGGAGTCTCTCACTTACATAGGAGAGATCATCAATTTTCCAGCAAAAGAACATGGAGCTTAACTTGTTTTCCAGCTTGCCTAGATGCACGTAATCTCACTAGACATT GTGTTAGATATACAAAGATGTCATCACAAGTCATGGAAAAAGTGGGAAGCAATGGGGTTGTGAAGGAGCACTTGCAAGATTTTTCTGTTCCATCTTCATATGAAACTGCCATGGAAGCTCTTTCATCTCTCATTACAAGTCAGAAACGAGGAGCCAAATCATCTGTAGGTGGTACGTATAGAAAATTGGAACGAATGTCTGAGTATCTTAAG ATTCTTGGCTTGGAAGAACAGATTGATGGGCTCAAAATAATTCATGTGGCAGGAACTAAGGGGAAG GGTTCTACATGTACATTCAGTGAGGCTATTTTAAGGGAGTGCGGTTTTCGAACTGGACTCTTCACTTCTCCTCACCTAATTGATGTGAGGGAACGATTTCGAATAGATGG GTTGGAGATATCTGAAGATAAATTTTTACTGTATTTTTGGGATTGTTGGAACCGCTTAAAG GAAAAGGTTACGGAGCATCTGCCAATGGCTCCGTTATTTCAGTTTCTCACTCTATTGGCTTTCAAGATATTTATAAGTGAAAAG GTTGATGTTGCTATTATTGAAGTTGGTCTTGGGGGAACAAATGACTCAACAAATGTG ATTGATAAGCCTGTTGCCTGTGGCATTACCTCTCTGGGGTTGGATCATACAGAAATATTGG GTGATACGCTTGGAAAGATTGCTTCACACAAGGCTGGAATTTTCAAG CCTCAAATTCCTGCATTCACGGTGCCCCAACTTTCTGAAGCAATGGATGTTCTTCTGGAGAGGGCCCATGAACTGAAG GTTCCATTGAAAGTAGCTGCACCTCTTGATAACAAAAAGTTCAATGGATTGAAGCTTGGCTTGTCTGGTGATCATCAGTTCATTAATGCTGGTCTTGCTGTTTCCCTTTGCAAATGTTGGCTCCAAAGAACAGGAAATTGGGAAAAGCTATTCCAAAAT GATATCCAGGAGGCTGATTTACCGGAGTCTTTTGTTAGAGGTCTTTCAACTGCACATATTCCTGGGAGGGCTCAGATTGTCTATGATACCTATCCCAAATCCAATAATTCGTTAGAAGTGTCTGAAAATTCTTGTGGAGATCTGACCTTCTACTTGGATGGAGCTCACAGTCCTGAGAGCATGGAGGCTTGTGCCAAGTGGTTCTCTAGTGCTGTGAAAGGAAACCAgatatcatcttcttcttcatttaaGCTAAAAAATCTAGAGGAAGTTTGGGGAAATGGTCACATCCGACATGGAAGTGGGAATATGGAGGAGTCTAACAAACTAATAAAGCAG ATTCTTTTGTTCAATTGCATGGACGTGAGACACCCACATATTTTACTTCCACGGCTTGTGAGTACATGTGCTTCCTCAG GAACTCATTTTGCAAAAGCCTTTTTTGTCCCAAGTATGTCAACTTATAGCAAGGTTACTTCTGGAGCAACCATTCCTTCAGATATCTGTCGCAGGGATTTGTCTTGGCAATTTAACCTTCAGATGCTTTGGGAGAAGATTATCCACGGGAAAG AAGTAGGTACTTTACTTGACAAGAGTGCCAAGATGGACAATGCTAAGATTTTACCTCATGAATTTCTTTATGAGGATGCTTCTCGTTGCAGCCCTGCAGATAATTACTTTGCTTGCAGTGCAGTAATGCCTTCATTGCCATTGACAATAAAGTGGCTGCGGGATTGTGTGAAACAAAACCCATCCTTAAAGGTTCAG GTTCTCGTCACCGGATCATTGCATCTGGTTGGAGATGTACTAAAACTAATGAAAAGGTGA